In the bacterium genome, TGAAGGGTGAGGCTACGAATGGCAAATTCAGCTGCCATCTGGTTAAGGTAGAATCCGGTTGTGAAATTGGAGAACATATTCACGGAGACAAATGGGAATTGCATGAGATTATCGGTGGTAATGGTAAAGGTATTCTTGCAGACAAAGAGATACAATATGAACTTGGGGTTTTCGTTGTGATTCCTGAAGGCGTAAAACACAAGGTT is a window encoding:
- a CDS encoding cupin domain-containing protein, which encodes MKGEATNGKFSCHLVKVESGCEIGEHIHGDKWELHEIIGGNGKGILADKEIQYELGVFVVIPEGVKHKVIAGEEDLYLLAKFVPSLV